The DNA region GGGGACCCCTACTCGGCGTggggggagcccggggagcgGGCGAGGGAGAGCAGGAGCCGGGGCAGGAGCGATGCCACCAGCCAGGGCCCAGCCGCGTACCGGAGGAAGCTGGTGCCGTACCAGAGGGTCCCGTCGGTGGGCTGCGGCAGCCGGTGCAGGGCCTGCACGGCTCCCACGGCCAACACGGCACCAGCCAGGCGCTGCCGGGGGTCCAGCCGCTtgccgcggcgcggggggaacgcggctgccagccccaggcccGCGGCGCTGCCGGCGTCGCGGCAGATGGAGGCGAAGGGCCGGGTGTCGCGACGGAGCCAGGCAGGGTCGGAGCACCATTCGGCGGCCAGGCAGATGGACCTGCAGAGGGGTGAGTGGGTTTGGGTGGGGGGCACGCTGCCGTGAGCCCCCCGCTCCTCGCCGGACGCTCACCAGTCGATGTCGATGCCGGCGGCGATCACCGCGCTGTGCAGGGCGACGGAGCCGAGCAGCAGGGCCAGCGCGGCGGCCGCGAAGAAGCCCGGGGAGCGGGCGACGGGGGTGCgagcctgcagcccccagcccagggctgcccctgGACGGGGAGGACAGGCAAggtgtgggggtcccgggggggctcgAGGGGAGGGGAAGGTGCCCGAAacgccccggggcagggggatggagcgctgcccccagccccgctcacctgccAGGATGCCGCCCACCACCTGATGAGGGAAATGGGCCAGGACGAAGACCCGCGAGAGCCCgatggcgaggaggaggagggcgtaGGCGCCGGGGGGGGTCAGCCTGGCCGCCGTGCTGGAAGGCAGGAGGGTCAGTGGCCGGGAGCCAGCCCTCGGCTCAGTGCTGTGCCAGTCAGGGCAGGTTTGACCCCGCTTGGCGGGAAGAATGAGCAAAACCGggtgaaaaaggcaaaaatcagcGGCAGAGGCGGCTTtgcgggggtccccagggctgcgCAGCCTCTTCCTGCAGCGGCCAGAGCTCCCAGGGCAGAGCCCGTGGGTGCTGCTCGCCGGGGAAGGGTCCCCCATCGCACCTCCCTCCGCCAAAAGGTGTTTCAGCGATGTCCGAGCGCCGGTTTCCCCGTTGCGGGACTCACCTGGCGCAGCGCCTGGACGCCAGCGCCGTCAGCGCGGAGACGAGCGGCCAGAGAGCCGCCCCCGTGATCATGCAGTGGCCGGAGGGGCTCCCTGCGGGGGGGAAGCACGCGACGCTGGACGCGGCGTCGCCCGGGAGAGCCGGCGACGCGTCCGCCACGCCTGGCCCTCGGCCCTGCCGCGGCCCGGGCTCCCTCCCGGCCGACAGCCGCGGCTTGGCGCGAGGATGAGGACGGAACAAGCCGGTGCCCGCGGACGACGGTCGCCTGCCCGAAATGCCAGGTGGGGTGGTGGGCTCTGCGGGCAGGGGCGAGCGAGGCGCCCGGGTCCCCGCCGCCGGCAGACTCTCCGGTGGTTTCCCGGAGCCGGCTGTGCCGTGgcgcccggcccgctccccgccgctcgcTCGTTGTCTCTGCCACCAGGCGCTGGCTGACGAGCGGCTTTCCCGCTCCGCGCGTCCTGCCAGCCCAGCAGCGTTCCCGCCCGGACGGAGCCtcccggctcccgcagcccttCCCTACGGATCCCGCCGAACGCAAGGAAAAGCGTCCGCCCGGAACTCACCCGGTCCCGTTTCGCAGGAGACGGGGAACTGGCGCAACGTCACCATCCCCTCGCTGGCGAACCCCGACTCATGGACCCACCAGAACGGGCGCTCCCCGAACAGGAACCTGGTGGGGAGAGGAAACCGCAGAGCGGTGAACGGCCGAGCGCAGCCCAACGCCGCCAACGCCCATCCCGGGGGACCCAAGGGCTGAAGCcggcagcaggagggcaggatCCCTGCCAGTTCTTACGGCCCCCGGGGCTTTTTCTGCCATGAATGCCTGGCAGACGCGCTCCCGCGGCTTGGGTAACCTGCAGGAACTCCGCACGCTCTCGGCGTGGCGCAGGCCAGGAGCAGCACGCGTCTCTGCCCGCCGAGCGGAGTCCGCGGTTGTGTTTCTGCCACCGCTCGGCCCTCGGGGTGTCACCAGGTGTGACAGGGACCCTGCGACTCCCGGCTCTCCCCTCACCATTTGAGGACCACGTTGAGCCACTCTGACACCAGGCCGATCCACAGCACCGACACCCCCACTTTGTGGTCAAGGAAATAGGCGAGGGGGAAGCAGATGGTGAAGATGCATTTGGGATCGGCCAGGGAGGTCACGGAGATCCAGAATTTTTCCATCCAGGGCGGCCCGGACTGCAGCACCTCCGCGAAGCGGATGCCGGTGGCGTGCAGGGCATCCATCGCGCCGggctggagggagagagggagcgtCAGAGCTTGGCACAGAGTCCGCCTGACTGGTGCGGAccccggcgaggggctggggggtggctcTCCAGGGTGGGTGCCAGCCTGTGGCTCGCTCCTGCGCTGGCCAGGACCCCGAGGGACGCCTCGGCGCGTGACGCCGGCGCTGGCACAGCTGCAGGGAGCCGCTGGCCGCCTGAAGTTTGCTGGGGAAGGGTTCTCCACCCTCGCATCCCGCCCGTGGGGCGGCAGCTCCAGGAGAGCTGCGGTGGGGACGGCGGCTGACGCAGCGTGGGCGCATCCCTAGGGGCCTCAGCGTGGGGTTCACTGGAGCGGCTGGGCTGCCCTGAAGAGCCCCGGGGGCTCCTCGGGGCCTCCCTGGAGCAGTCCCGGGGTCTCCCAGGGGTCTCTCTGGGCCAGGCCTGGGGTCTCCCTGGGGCCTCCCGGGGGTCTCTCTAGAGCAGGCCTGGGGTCTCCCTGGGGTGTCTCTGGGCCAGGCTTGGGGCCCCCCTGGGGTCTTCCTGGGGTCTCCCTGGTGTCTCCCTGGAGCAGGCCCGGGGTCTCCCTGGGGTCTCCCTGGGCCAGGCCTGGGGCCTCCCTgtggtctccctggagcctcccGGGGGTCTCTCTGGGCCAGGCCTGGGGCCTCTCTGGGGCCTCTCTGGGGCCTCCCTGGGGTCTCCCCGGCCAGGCCCGGGCCCTCCCTGGGCCCACTGGCGGCTGCCGGAGCGGCCGGGCCCTCCCGCTGGCACCTGGTGACGCTCCCCGAGCCGCGgcgggcccgggggtgccggaggggggtggtgtgtgtgtctctgtcacccgggcccccccgccgccggccccgctccctcccagccgcgtcccgccccgccccccccgcgctccTCTCACCGTCCCCTTCCGCCTAcaacccccagcagcccccgcggCGCCGGCCGGCTACGGCGCGACGCGAGGGCCAAATCGCGGGGCGGAGCCAGAGACCCCGGCAGCGGCGGCCTCGCTctcactccccccacccccccccccccaagccaagGTCACCCCGCCCCTCGTCGCGCGCGGTGACGTagcgcggcggccccgcccctcgccgcgcCTGGCCGAGGCCGAGCCGCGGCGGCCGCTGCGGGGCTGGAGAGAAAATGGCGGCGCCGGGCGAGTACTTCAGCGTGGGCAGCCAGGTCTCCTGCCGCACCTGCCAGGAGCAGCGCCTGCAGGGCGAGGTCGTCGCCTTCGATTACCCCAGCAAGATGCTGGCGCTCAGTATCCCCCCTGCGGCGGCGcctcggcggggggagcggcccgcCCGGGCCTgggccgccggggaggggggggctcggaggggagggcgggggtggaggggtgctggggggggtcttggggggagCGTTgtggggggggaagcggggggctCTGCGCTGGGGTTactgggggggagcgggagcccTGTGGTGGGGTTACTGGGAGCGTGGGCAAACATGTAGTGGGGTTACTGGGGGAGCGAGGAGCCCTGGGGTGGGGTTACTGGGAGTATGGGGAACTCTGTGATGGGGTTAATGGGGGAGCAGTGAGCCCTGGGGTGGGGTTactgggggggagcgggagcccTGTAGTGGGGTTGTTGGGGGGGTATGGGAGCCCTGTGGTGGGGTTACTGGGGGGTCTGGGAGCCCTGCAGTGGGGTTATTGGGAGTGTGGGGAGCCCTGTGTTGGGGTTACTGGGAGCGTGGGAAGCCCTGTGGTGGGGTTACTGGGGGAGCGAGGAGCCCTGCAGTGGGGTTACTGGGGGGTCTGGGCACCCTGCAGTGGGGTTACTGGGAGTGTGGGGAGCCCTGGGGTGGAGTTACTGGAGGGGAGTGAGGAGCCCTGTGGTGGGGTTACTGGTGGGCTGTGGGAGCCCTGTGGTGGGGTTACTGGGGGAGCGAGGAGCCCTGGGGTGGGGTTActgggggagcggggagccctGTGGTGGGGTTACTGGGGGGTCCGGGAGCCCTGCAGTGGGGTTACTGGAGGGGAGTGAGGAGCCCTGTGGTGGGGTTActggggggctgtgggagccctgTGGTGGGGTTACTGGGGGAGTGAGGAGCCCTGGGGTGGGGTTACTGGGGGAGCGAGGAGCCCTGGGGTGGGGTTACTGGGGGAGCGAGGAGCCCTGGGGTGGGGTTACTGGGAGCATGGGGAGCCCTGTACTGGGATTAGTGGTGGGGTGTGGGAGCCCTGGGGTGGGGTTACTGGGGGAGCGAGGAGCCCTGGGGTGGGGTTACTGGGAGCATGGGGAGCCCTGTACTGGGATTAGTGGTGGGGTGTGGGAGCCCTGGGGTGGGGTTACTGGGGGAGCGAGGAGCCCTGGGGTGGGGTTACTGGGGAGAAGTGGAGTGCCCTGTAGGGAGGTTTTTGGGGTGTGGGAGCCCTGTGTTGGGGTTACTGGGAGGCAGTGGGATGCCCGACAGGGAGGCTTTGGGAAGGAATGAGGAGTCCCGCGGTGGGGTTAATGGAGGggggagccctgtgctggggTTACTGGTGGAGGGTGGGATGCCCTGTAGGGAGGTTTCTGGGGGAGCGAGGACCCCGTGGTGGGGTTCTTGGCAGGGTGGGGAGCCCCGCAGTGGGGTCGCTGGGGGGAGAGCGGGGCACACTGTAGTGAGGTTTGGGGGGGGTGAGGTGCCCTGTCGTGGGGTTAAtgtgggggggagtggggtgccCTCTGAGAAGGTTTTTTGGGGAGCAGGGAGCACTATAGTGGGGTTAATGGGAGTGTGGGGAGCCCTGTAGTGGGGTTACTGGGGAGAAGTGGGGTGGCCTGTGGGGAGATTTTTGGGGGGGTGAGGAACCCCACAATGGGGT from Opisthocomus hoazin isolate bOpiHoa1 chromosome 26, bOpiHoa1.hap1, whole genome shotgun sequence includes:
- the G6PC3 gene encoding glucose-6-phosphatase 3, with the protein product MDALHATGIRFAEVLQSGPPWMEKFWISVTSLADPKCIFTICFPLAYFLDHKVGVSVLWIGLVSEWLNVVLKWFLFGERPFWWVHESGFASEGMVTLRQFPVSCETGPGSPSGHCMITGAALWPLVSALTALASRRCASTAARLTPPGAYALLLLAIGLSRVFVLAHFPHQVVGGILAGAALGWGLQARTPVARSPGFFAAAALALLLGSVALHSAVIAAGIDIDWSICLAAEWCSDPAWLRRDTRPFASICRDAGSAAGLGLAAAFPPRRGKRLDPRQRLAGAVLAVGAVQALHRLPQPTDGTLWYGTSFLRYAAGPWLVASLLPRLLLSLARSPGSPHAE